From Symphalangus syndactylus isolate Jambi chromosome 17, NHGRI_mSymSyn1-v2.1_pri, whole genome shotgun sequence, one genomic window encodes:
- the ACTMAP gene encoding actin maturation protease isoform X6: MRAGGLVDGRYSPVAPQWRPLGQTHAGGHGKRLHSPGRDVLSTSYDEDFNHEPCQRKGHKAHWAVSAGVLLGVRAVPSLGYTEDPELPGLFYPVLGTPCQPPPLPEEGSLGAVYLLSKQGKSWHYQLWDYDQVRESNLQLTDFSPSRATDGRVYVVPVGGVRAGLCGQALLLTPQDCSH, from the exons ATGCGGGCTGGTGGCCTTGTGGATGGCAGGTACTCTCCTGTCGCCCCCCAGTGGCGTCCCCTTGGACAGACTCATGCAGGTGGCCACGGAAAGAGGCTACACAGCCCAGGGAGAGATGTTCTCAG CACCAGCTACGACGAGGACTTCAACCATGAGCCGTGTCAGAGGAAGGGCCACAAGGCCCACTGGGCGGTGAGTGCAG GGGTCCTGCTGGGTGTTCGGGCTGTGCCCAGTCTCGGCTACACTGAGGACCCTGAGCTGCCGGGCCTGTTCTACCCAGTGCTGGGCACACCCTGCCAACCACCACCCCTGCCGGAGGAGGGTTCCCTGGGAGCTGTCTACCTGCTGTCCAAGCAGGGCAAGAGTTGGCACTATCAGCTGTGGGACTACGACCAGGTCCGGGAGAGCAACCTGCAGCTGACGGACTTCTCGCCCTCACGGGCCACTGACGGCCGGGTGTACGTGGTGCCTGTGGGTGGGGTGCGGGCTGGCCTCTGTGGCCAGGCCCTGCTCCTCACACCGCAGGACTGCAGCCATTAG